One Symphalangus syndactylus isolate Jambi chromosome 10, NHGRI_mSymSyn1-v2.1_pri, whole genome shotgun sequence genomic region harbors:
- the ADGRA2 gene encoding adhesion G protein-coupled receptor A2 isoform X2: MGAGGRRMRGAPARLLLPLLPWLLLLLAPEARGAPGCPLPIRSCKCSGERPKGLSGGVPGPARRRVVCGGGDLPEPPEPGLLPNGTVTLLLSNNKITGLRNGSFLGLSLLEKLDLRNNIISTVQPGAFLGLGELKRLDLSNNRIGCLTSETFQGLPRLLRLNISGNIFSSLQPGVFDELPALKVVDLGTEFLTCDCHLRWLLPWAQNRSLQLSEHTLCAYPSALHAQALGSLQEAQLCCEGALELHTHHLIPSLRQVVFQGDRLPFQCSASYLGNDTHIRWYHNRAPVEGDEQAGILLAESLIHDCTFITSELTLSHIGVWASGEWECTVSMAQGNASKKVEIVVLETSASYCPAERVANNRGDFRWPRTLAGITAYQSCLQYPFTSVPLGGGAPGTRASRRCDRAGRWEPGDYSHCLYTNDITRVLYTFVLMPINASNALTLAHQLRVYTAEAASFSDMMDVVYVAQMIQKFLGYVDQIKELVEVMVDMASNLMLVDEHLLWLAQREDKACSRIVGALERIGGAALSPHAQHISVNARNVALEAYLIKPHSYVGLTCTAFQRREGGVPGARLGSPGQNPPPEPEPPADQQLRFRCTTGKPNVSLSSFHIKNSVALASIQLPPSLFSSLPAALAPPVPPDCTLQLLVFRNGRLFRSHSNTSRPGAAGPGKRRGVATPVIFAGTSGCGVGNLTEPVAVSLRHWAEGAEPVAAWWSQEGPGEAGGWTSEGCQLRSSQPNVSALHCQHLGNVAVLMELSAFPREVGGAGAGLHPVVYPCTALLLLCLFTTIITYILNHSSIRVSQKGWHMLLNLCFHMAMTSAVFAGGITLTNYQMVCQAVGITLHYSSLSTLLWMGVKARVLHKELTWRAPPPQEGDPALPAPSPMLRCWLVWRPSLGAFYIPVALILLITWIYFLCAGLRLRGPLAQNPKAGNSRASLEAGEELRGSTRLRGSGPLLSDSGSLLATGSARVGTPGPPEDGDSLYSPGVQLGALVTTHFLYLAMWACGALAVSQRWLPRVVCSCLYGVAASALGLFVFTHHCARRRDVRASWRACCPPASPSAPNAPPRALPAAAEDGSPVFGEGPPSLKSSPSGSSGHPLALGPCKLTNLQLAQSQVCEAGAAARGEGEPEPAGTRGNLAHRHPNNVHHGRRAHKSRAKGHRAGEAGGKNRLKALRGGAAGAPELLSSESGSLHNSPTDSYLGSSRNSPGAGLQLEGEPMLTPSEGSDTSAAPLSDAGRAGQRRSASRDSLKGGGALEKESHRRSYPLNAASLNGAPKGGKYDDVTVMGAEVASGGCMKTGLWKSETTV; encoded by the exons GGACCTGAGGAACAACATCATCAGCACGGTGCAGCCCGGCGCCTTCCTGGGCCTGGGGGAGCTGAAGCGCTT AGATCTCTCCAACAACCGGATTGGCTGTCTCACCTCCGAGACCTTCCAGGGCCTCCCCAGGCTTCTCCGACT AAACATATCTGGAAACATCTTCTCCAGTCTGCAACCTGGGGTCTTTGATGAGCTGCCAGCCCTTAAGGTTGT GGACTTGGGCACCGAGTTCCTGACCTGCGACTGCCACCTGCGCTGGCTGCTGCCCTGGGCCCAGAATCGCTCCCTGCAGCTGTCGGAGCACACGCTCTGTGCTTACCCCAGTGCCCTGCATGCGCAGGCCCTGGGCAGCCTCCAGGAGGCCCAGCTCTGCTGTG AGGGGGCCCTGGAGCTGCATACACACCATCTCATCCCGTCCCTACGCCAAGTGGTATTCCAGGGGGATCGGCTGCCCTTCCAGTGCTCTGCCAGCTACCTGGGCAACGACACCCACATCCGCTGGTACCACAACCGAGCCCCTGTGGAGGGTGATGAGCAGGCGGGCATCCTCCTGGCCGAGAGCCTCATCCACGACTGCACCTTCATCACCAG TGAGCTGACGCTGTCTCACATCGGCGTGTGGGCCTCAGGCGAGTGGGAGTGCACCGTGTCCATGGCCCAGGGCAACGCCAGCAAGAAGGTGGAGATCGTGGTGCTGGAGACCTCTGCCTCCTACTGCCCCGCCGAGCGTGTCGCCAACAACCGCGGGGACTTCAG gtGGCCCCGAACTCTGGCTGGCATCACAGCCTACCAGTCCTGCCTGCAGTATCCCTTCACCTCAGTGCCCCTGGGCGGGGGCGCCCCGGGCACCCGAGCCTCCCGCCGGTGTGACCGTGCCGGCCGCTGGGAGCCGGGGGACTACTCCCACTGTCTCTACACCAACGACATCACCAGGGTGCTGTACACCTTCGTGCTG atgcccatcaatgccTCCAATGCGCTGACCCTGGCTCACCAGCTGCGTGTGTACACAGCTGAGGCCGCCAGCTTTTCAGACATGATGGATGTAGTCTATGTGGCTCAGATGATCCAGAAATTTTTGGGTTATGTCGACCAGATCAAAGAG CTGGTAGAGGTGATGGTGGACATGGCCAGCAACCTGATGCTGGTGGACGAGCACCTGCTGTGGCTGGCCCAGCGCGAGGACAAGGCCTGCAGCCGCATCGTGGGCGCCCTGGAGCGCATCGGGGGGGCCGCCctcagcccccatgcccagcacatCTCGGTG AATGCGAGGAACGTGGCATTGGAGGCCTACCTCATCAAGCCGCACAGCTACGTGGGCCTGACCTGCACAGCCTtccagaggagggagggaggggtgccGGGCGCACGGCTAGGAAGCCCTGGCCAGAACCCCCCACCTGAGCCCGAGCCCCCAGCTGACCAGCAGCTCCGCTTCCGCTGCACCACCGGGAAGCCCAATGTTTCTCTGTCGTCCTTCCACATCAAG AACAGCGTGGCCCTGGCCTCCATCCAGCTGCCCCCGAGTCTGTTCTCATCCCTTCCGGCTGCCCTGGCTCCCCCGGTGCCCCCAGACTGCACCCTGCAACTGCTCGTCTTCCGAAATGGCCGCCTCTTCCGCAGCCACAGCAACACCTCCCGCCCTGGAGCTGCTGGGCCTGGCAAGAGGCGTGGCGTGGCCACCCCCGTCATCTTCGCAGGAACCA GTGGCTGTGGCGTGGGAAACCTAACAGAGCCAGTGGCCGTTTCGCTGCGGCACTGGGCCGAGGGAGCCGAACCTGTGGCCGCTTGGTGGAGCCAGGAGGGGCCCGGGGAGGCCGGGGGCTGGACCTCGGAGGGCTGCCAGCTCCGCTCCAGCCAGCCCAATGTCAGCGCCCTGCACTGCCAGCACTTGGGCAATGTGGCCGTACTCATG GAGCTGAGCGCCTTTCCCAGGGAGGTGGGGGGCGCCGGGGCAGGGCTGCACCCCGTGGTATACCCCTGCACAGCCTTGCTGCTGCTCTGCCtcttcaccaccatcatcacctacATCCTCAACCACAG CTCCATCCGTGTGTCCCAGAAGGGCTGGCACATGCTGCTGAACTTGTGCTTCCACATGGCCATGACCTCTGCTGTCTTTGCGGGGGGCATCACACTCACCAACTACCAGATGGTCTGCCAGGCG GTGGGCATCACCCTGCACTACTCCTCCCTATCCACGCTGCTCTGGATGGGCGTGAAGGCACGAGTGCTCCACAAGGAGCTCACCTGGAGGGCACCCCCTCCACAAGAAGGGGACCCTGCCCTGCCCGCTCCCAGTCCTATGCTCCG CTGCTGGCTGGTGTGGCGTCCAAGCCTTGGCGCCTTCTACATCCCGGTAGCTTTGATTCTGCTCATCACCTGGATCTATTTCCTGTGCGCCGGGCTGCGCTTACGGGGTCCTCTGGCACAGAACCCCAAGGCGGGCAACAGCAGGGCCTCCTTGGAGGCAGGGGAGGAGCTGAGGGGTTCTACCAGGCTCAGGGGCAGCGGCCCCCTCCTGAGTGACTCAGGTTCCCTTCTTGCTACTGGGAGCGCGCGGGTGGGGACGCCCGGGCCCCCGGAGGATGGTGACAGCCTCTATTCTCCGGGAGTCCAGCTAGGGGCGCTGGTGACCACGCACTTCCTGTACTTGGCCATGTGGGCCTGCGGGGCTCTGGCAGTGTCCCAGCGCTGGTTGCCCCGGGTGGTGTGCAGCTGCTTGTACGGGGTGGCAGCCTCCGCCCTGGGCCTCTTCGTCTTCACTCACCACTGTGCCAGGCGGAGGGACGTGAGAGCCTCGTGGCGCGCCTGCTgcccccctgcctctccctcGGCCCCCAACGCCCCACCCCGGGCCCTGCCCGCCGCCGCAGAGGACGGTTCCCCGGTGTTCGGGGAGGGGCCCCCCTCCCTCAAGTCCTCCCCAAGCGGCAGCAGCGGCCACCCTCTGGCTCTGGGCCCCTGCAAGCTCACCAACCTGCAGCTGGCCCAGAGTCAGGTGTGCGAGGCCGGGGCGGCGGCCCGCGGGGAAGGAGAGCCGGAGCCTGCGGGCACCCGGGGAAACCTCGCCCACCGCCACCCCAACAACGTGCACCACGGGCGTCGGGCGCACAAAAGCCGGGCCAAGGGACACCGCGCGGGGGAGGCCGGCGGCAAGAACCGGCTGAAGGCCCTGCGCGGGGGCGCGGCGGGGGCGCCCGAGCTGCTGTCCAGCGAGAGCGGCAGTCTGCACAACAGCCCCACCGACAGCTACCTGGGCAGCAGCCGCAACAGCCCGGGCGCCGGCCTGCAGCTGGAAGGCGAGCCCATGCTCACGCCGTCGGAGGGCAGCGACACCAGCGCCGCGCCGCTTTCTGACGCGGGCCGGGCAGGCCAGCGCCGCAGCGCCAGCCGCGACAGTCTCAAGGGAGGCGGCGCGCTGGAGAAGGAGAGCCATCGCCGCTCGTACCCGCTCAACGCCGCCAGCCTAAACGGCGCCCCCAAGGGGGGCAAGTACGACGACGTCACCGTGATGGGCGCGGAGGTAGCCAGCGGCGGGTGCATGAAGACCGGACTCTGGAAGAGCGAAACCACCGTCTAG
- the ADGRA2 gene encoding adhesion G protein-coupled receptor A2 isoform X1 — translation MGAGGRRMRGAPARLLLPLLPWLLLLLAPEARGAPGCPLPIRSCKCSGERPKGLSGGVPGPARRRVVCGGGDLPEPPEPGLLPNGTVTLLLSNNKITGLRNGSFLGLSLLEKLDLRNNIISTVQPGAFLGLGELKRLDLSNNRIGCLTSETFQGLPRLLRLNISGNIFSSLQPGVFDELPALKVVDLGTEFLTCDCHLRWLLPWAQNRSLQLSEHTLCAYPSALHAQALGSLQEAQLCCEGALELHTHHLIPSLRQVVFQGDRLPFQCSASYLGNDTHIRWYHNRAPVEGDEQAGILLAESLIHDCTFITSELTLSHIGVWASGEWECTVSMAQGNASKKVEIVVLETSASYCPAERVANNRGDFRWPRTLAGITAYQSCLQYPFTSVPLGGGAPGTRASRRCDRAGRWEPGDYSHCLYTNDITRVLYTFVLMPINASNALTLAHQLRVYTAEAASFSDMMDVVYVAQMIQKFLGYVDQIKELVEVMVDMASNLMLVDEHLLWLAQREDKACSRIVGALERIGGAALSPHAQHISVNARNVALEAYLIKPHSYVGLTCTAFQRREGGVPGARLGSPGQNPPPEPEPPADQQLRFRCTTGKPNVSLSSFHIKNSVALASIQLPPSLFSSLPAALAPPVPPDCTLQLLVFRNGRLFRSHSNTSRPGAAGPGKRRGVATPVIFAGTSGCGVGNLTEPVAVSLRHWAEGAEPVAAWWSQEGPGEAGGWTSEGCQLRSSQPNVSALHCQHLGNVAVLMELSAFPREVGGAGAGLHPVVYPCTALLLLCLFTTIITYILNHSSIRVSQKGWHMLLNLCFHMAMTSAVFAGGITLTNYQMVCQAVGITLHYSSLSTLLWMGVKARVLHKELTWRAPPPQEGDPALPAPSPMLRFYLIAGGIPLIICGITAAVNIHNYRDHSPYCWLVWRPSLGAFYIPVALILLITWIYFLCAGLRLRGPLAQNPKAGNSRASLEAGEELRGSTRLRGSGPLLSDSGSLLATGSARVGTPGPPEDGDSLYSPGVQLGALVTTHFLYLAMWACGALAVSQRWLPRVVCSCLYGVAASALGLFVFTHHCARRRDVRASWRACCPPASPSAPNAPPRALPAAAEDGSPVFGEGPPSLKSSPSGSSGHPLALGPCKLTNLQLAQSQVCEAGAAARGEGEPEPAGTRGNLAHRHPNNVHHGRRAHKSRAKGHRAGEAGGKNRLKALRGGAAGAPELLSSESGSLHNSPTDSYLGSSRNSPGAGLQLEGEPMLTPSEGSDTSAAPLSDAGRAGQRRSASRDSLKGGGALEKESHRRSYPLNAASLNGAPKGGKYDDVTVMGAEVASGGCMKTGLWKSETTV, via the exons GGACCTGAGGAACAACATCATCAGCACGGTGCAGCCCGGCGCCTTCCTGGGCCTGGGGGAGCTGAAGCGCTT AGATCTCTCCAACAACCGGATTGGCTGTCTCACCTCCGAGACCTTCCAGGGCCTCCCCAGGCTTCTCCGACT AAACATATCTGGAAACATCTTCTCCAGTCTGCAACCTGGGGTCTTTGATGAGCTGCCAGCCCTTAAGGTTGT GGACTTGGGCACCGAGTTCCTGACCTGCGACTGCCACCTGCGCTGGCTGCTGCCCTGGGCCCAGAATCGCTCCCTGCAGCTGTCGGAGCACACGCTCTGTGCTTACCCCAGTGCCCTGCATGCGCAGGCCCTGGGCAGCCTCCAGGAGGCCCAGCTCTGCTGTG AGGGGGCCCTGGAGCTGCATACACACCATCTCATCCCGTCCCTACGCCAAGTGGTATTCCAGGGGGATCGGCTGCCCTTCCAGTGCTCTGCCAGCTACCTGGGCAACGACACCCACATCCGCTGGTACCACAACCGAGCCCCTGTGGAGGGTGATGAGCAGGCGGGCATCCTCCTGGCCGAGAGCCTCATCCACGACTGCACCTTCATCACCAG TGAGCTGACGCTGTCTCACATCGGCGTGTGGGCCTCAGGCGAGTGGGAGTGCACCGTGTCCATGGCCCAGGGCAACGCCAGCAAGAAGGTGGAGATCGTGGTGCTGGAGACCTCTGCCTCCTACTGCCCCGCCGAGCGTGTCGCCAACAACCGCGGGGACTTCAG gtGGCCCCGAACTCTGGCTGGCATCACAGCCTACCAGTCCTGCCTGCAGTATCCCTTCACCTCAGTGCCCCTGGGCGGGGGCGCCCCGGGCACCCGAGCCTCCCGCCGGTGTGACCGTGCCGGCCGCTGGGAGCCGGGGGACTACTCCCACTGTCTCTACACCAACGACATCACCAGGGTGCTGTACACCTTCGTGCTG atgcccatcaatgccTCCAATGCGCTGACCCTGGCTCACCAGCTGCGTGTGTACACAGCTGAGGCCGCCAGCTTTTCAGACATGATGGATGTAGTCTATGTGGCTCAGATGATCCAGAAATTTTTGGGTTATGTCGACCAGATCAAAGAG CTGGTAGAGGTGATGGTGGACATGGCCAGCAACCTGATGCTGGTGGACGAGCACCTGCTGTGGCTGGCCCAGCGCGAGGACAAGGCCTGCAGCCGCATCGTGGGCGCCCTGGAGCGCATCGGGGGGGCCGCCctcagcccccatgcccagcacatCTCGGTG AATGCGAGGAACGTGGCATTGGAGGCCTACCTCATCAAGCCGCACAGCTACGTGGGCCTGACCTGCACAGCCTtccagaggagggagggaggggtgccGGGCGCACGGCTAGGAAGCCCTGGCCAGAACCCCCCACCTGAGCCCGAGCCCCCAGCTGACCAGCAGCTCCGCTTCCGCTGCACCACCGGGAAGCCCAATGTTTCTCTGTCGTCCTTCCACATCAAG AACAGCGTGGCCCTGGCCTCCATCCAGCTGCCCCCGAGTCTGTTCTCATCCCTTCCGGCTGCCCTGGCTCCCCCGGTGCCCCCAGACTGCACCCTGCAACTGCTCGTCTTCCGAAATGGCCGCCTCTTCCGCAGCCACAGCAACACCTCCCGCCCTGGAGCTGCTGGGCCTGGCAAGAGGCGTGGCGTGGCCACCCCCGTCATCTTCGCAGGAACCA GTGGCTGTGGCGTGGGAAACCTAACAGAGCCAGTGGCCGTTTCGCTGCGGCACTGGGCCGAGGGAGCCGAACCTGTGGCCGCTTGGTGGAGCCAGGAGGGGCCCGGGGAGGCCGGGGGCTGGACCTCGGAGGGCTGCCAGCTCCGCTCCAGCCAGCCCAATGTCAGCGCCCTGCACTGCCAGCACTTGGGCAATGTGGCCGTACTCATG GAGCTGAGCGCCTTTCCCAGGGAGGTGGGGGGCGCCGGGGCAGGGCTGCACCCCGTGGTATACCCCTGCACAGCCTTGCTGCTGCTCTGCCtcttcaccaccatcatcacctacATCCTCAACCACAG CTCCATCCGTGTGTCCCAGAAGGGCTGGCACATGCTGCTGAACTTGTGCTTCCACATGGCCATGACCTCTGCTGTCTTTGCGGGGGGCATCACACTCACCAACTACCAGATGGTCTGCCAGGCG GTGGGCATCACCCTGCACTACTCCTCCCTATCCACGCTGCTCTGGATGGGCGTGAAGGCACGAGTGCTCCACAAGGAGCTCACCTGGAGGGCACCCCCTCCACAAGAAGGGGACCCTGCCCTGCCCGCTCCCAGTCCTATGCTCCG GTTCTATTTGATCGCTGGAGGGATTCCACTCATTATCTGTGGCATCACGGCTGCAGTCAACATCCACAACTACCGGGACCACAGCCCCTA CTGCTGGCTGGTGTGGCGTCCAAGCCTTGGCGCCTTCTACATCCCGGTAGCTTTGATTCTGCTCATCACCTGGATCTATTTCCTGTGCGCCGGGCTGCGCTTACGGGGTCCTCTGGCACAGAACCCCAAGGCGGGCAACAGCAGGGCCTCCTTGGAGGCAGGGGAGGAGCTGAGGGGTTCTACCAGGCTCAGGGGCAGCGGCCCCCTCCTGAGTGACTCAGGTTCCCTTCTTGCTACTGGGAGCGCGCGGGTGGGGACGCCCGGGCCCCCGGAGGATGGTGACAGCCTCTATTCTCCGGGAGTCCAGCTAGGGGCGCTGGTGACCACGCACTTCCTGTACTTGGCCATGTGGGCCTGCGGGGCTCTGGCAGTGTCCCAGCGCTGGTTGCCCCGGGTGGTGTGCAGCTGCTTGTACGGGGTGGCAGCCTCCGCCCTGGGCCTCTTCGTCTTCACTCACCACTGTGCCAGGCGGAGGGACGTGAGAGCCTCGTGGCGCGCCTGCTgcccccctgcctctccctcGGCCCCCAACGCCCCACCCCGGGCCCTGCCCGCCGCCGCAGAGGACGGTTCCCCGGTGTTCGGGGAGGGGCCCCCCTCCCTCAAGTCCTCCCCAAGCGGCAGCAGCGGCCACCCTCTGGCTCTGGGCCCCTGCAAGCTCACCAACCTGCAGCTGGCCCAGAGTCAGGTGTGCGAGGCCGGGGCGGCGGCCCGCGGGGAAGGAGAGCCGGAGCCTGCGGGCACCCGGGGAAACCTCGCCCACCGCCACCCCAACAACGTGCACCACGGGCGTCGGGCGCACAAAAGCCGGGCCAAGGGACACCGCGCGGGGGAGGCCGGCGGCAAGAACCGGCTGAAGGCCCTGCGCGGGGGCGCGGCGGGGGCGCCCGAGCTGCTGTCCAGCGAGAGCGGCAGTCTGCACAACAGCCCCACCGACAGCTACCTGGGCAGCAGCCGCAACAGCCCGGGCGCCGGCCTGCAGCTGGAAGGCGAGCCCATGCTCACGCCGTCGGAGGGCAGCGACACCAGCGCCGCGCCGCTTTCTGACGCGGGCCGGGCAGGCCAGCGCCGCAGCGCCAGCCGCGACAGTCTCAAGGGAGGCGGCGCGCTGGAGAAGGAGAGCCATCGCCGCTCGTACCCGCTCAACGCCGCCAGCCTAAACGGCGCCCCCAAGGGGGGCAAGTACGACGACGTCACCGTGATGGGCGCGGAGGTAGCCAGCGGCGGGTGCATGAAGACCGGACTCTGGAAGAGCGAAACCACCGTCTAG